The following are from one region of the Sorghum bicolor cultivar BTx623 chromosome 2, Sorghum_bicolor_NCBIv3, whole genome shotgun sequence genome:
- the LOC110432514 gene encoding CBL-interacting protein kinase 2, whose translation MVEHKGNVLMHKYEMGKLLGQGTFAKVYHARNTKTSESVAIKVIDKDKVMKVGLIDQIKREISVMKLVRHPNIVQLYEVMATKTKIYFVLEHVKGGELFNKVQRGRLKEDAARKYFQQLICAVDFCHSRGVYHRDLKPENLLLDENSNLKVSDFGLSALAECQRQDGLLHTTCGTPAYVAPEVINRKGYDGAKADIWSCGVILFVLLAGYLPFHDKNLMDMYKKIGKAEFKCPCWFSTDARRLLLRILDPNPSTRISMEKIMENPWFRKGLDAKLLRYNLQSKNAPQVDKNADSDSLSINITAESKQQEEKKPTNMNAFDIISLSTGLDLSGLFEESDNKREYKFTSTNTSSTIVSKIEDVAKNLRLKLTKKDGGLLKMEASKPGRKGVMGIDAEIFEVSPNFHLVEIKKTNGDTLEYQKVLNREMRPALKDIVWAWQGEQSKQQQTMI comes from the coding sequence ATGGTGGAACATAAAGGAAATGTTCTCATGCACAAGTATGAGATGGGGAAATTGCTTGGTCAAGGGACCTTTGCCAAGGTTTACCATGCTCGCAACACTAAGACTTCTGAAAGTGTCGCGATCAAGGTGATTGACAAGGACAAGGTTATGAAAGTTGGGCTCATTGATCAAATCAAGAGAGAAATTTCTGTTATGAAGCTTGTAAGACATCCCAATATTGTGCAACTCTATGAGGTCATGGCTACCAAAACCAAAATATACTTTGTGTTGGAGCATGTTAAAGGTGGAGAGCTCTTTAATAAAGTGCAGCGAGGAAGGCTCAAGGAAGATGCAGCGAGGAAGTACTTTCAACAGCTGATTTGCGCAGTGGACTTCTGTCACAGCAGGGGTGTTTATCATCGAGATTTGAAACCAGAAAATCTTTTGCTCGATGAGAATAGCAACCTAAAGGTGTCGGATTTTGGTCTAAGTGCACTTGCTGAATGCCAAAGACAAGATGGCCTGCTCCATACAACCTGTGGCACGCCTGCTTATGTTGCTCCAGAGGTGATTAACAGAAAGGGGTATGATGGTGCAAAGGCCGACATATGGTCCTGTggggtcatcctttttgtgcTATTGGCCGGTTATCTTCCATTCCATGACAAGAACTTAATGGACATGTATAAGAAGATTGGGAAAGCAGAGTTCAAATGCCCGTGTTGGTTTTCTACCGATGCCCGGAGGCTTTTGCTAAGGATTCTTGATCCTAACCCCAGCACAAGGATCTCAATGGAAAAAATCATGGAAAATCCATGGTTTAGGAAGGGCTTAGATGCAAAGCTGCTTAGGTATAATTTACAGTCTAAGAATGCCCCTCAGGTAGACAAGAATGCAGATTCTGATTCACTAAGCATCAACATAACAGCAGAGAGcaagcaacaagaagaaaagaaGCCTACCAACATGAATGCATTTGATATAATATCTCTATCAACTGGTTTGGACCTCTCAGGTTTATTTGAAGAATCTGACAACAAGAGAGAATACAAATTCACATCCACCAACACAAGCTCAACAATCGTATCAAAGATCGAAGATGTTGCGAAGAATTTGCGATTGAAGTTGACAAAAAAGGATGGTGGTTTGTTAAAGATGGAAGCTTCAAAGCCTGGAAGGAAAGGGGTGATGGGTATCGATGCTGAGATATTTGAGGTTAGCCCAAACTTTCATCTTGTGGAGATAAAGAAGACGAATGGCGACACTCTAGAGTATCAAAAGGTCTTGAACCGAGAAATGAGGCCTGCACTAAAGGACATAGTATGGGCTTGGCAAGGTGAGCAATCAAAGCAGCAACAAACTATGATCTAG